The segment AGTTGTGCCTCTGCCTGCGTCTGCTTGGAAACGCTGTCCTTTAGAACGCTTCTTGAACTTGGGAAATAGACTCTGACCTGACTTCCAACGCTTGATAGCATCTTGGAAGTTGAAGTAAATCGCATTATGGGCAGCACGTTGATTGAGTTGACTACACCATTCATAAGTATCACGCTTGATAGCATTAAAGCGTTTGTTTAACTCTATATGGCTACGCCATTCGTCATTGTCTAAACCATCCTTAAAATCTGCAAGGACATGATTGTAGGCTACACGGGCATAACCACAATGTTGAGCGAATTGCGTTGCCTGAACGTTGTTGGGATCTAAAGCGATTTTGTGGGTTTTTAACATGGGATTGTCTTTCCGTCTTTCGATTCCTGTTGCAGAGGATGTGGGAGACACCGCCATGCGACGGGGTGCAACTCTCCCACCGAAAGACGAAACAAGTATCACACTTTTTACCGTGAAAATTAACTAAAATTACGCCGTTTGACCCAACCCTAAAGCATTGGGATTGTTTCCAGTATTTTCATAATTCCCTCAAGTAGTTAAAAGTTCACTGGCGCAAATGCACTTTAATCGCGCCGGAACGTTTGTCGGCGGAAACCCTGAACGCTTCAACAACGTCCTCCAGTGGATACCGGTGGGTCACCAGCTTAGTCGCATCAACCTTACCGGACGAGATGAGTTCAATCGCTGCGCCGAAATCGGTGTCCATGCCGGTGAAGCCGTAACAGTTAGAGCCAGTGACAATTGCCTCTGACCAAACGATACGGCTCAGATCTACTTCCAACGGCTCAAAATATCCTGCCACGAGCACAACTGTTCCGTGTCGCCGGACGATGCCCATCGCAGCATCGAAGTTCTGTCCACCCCCAACGGTCTCAATCACAGCATCCATTCCCAAACCACTCGTCAAATCGTTGACATATTCTTTAAGATCCGTGTCGCCAATGTTGACCACATGGTCAGCACCTAATTCCTTCGCCAATTTAGCTTGCTGATCATACTTGACAGTGATTAAAGTTTCTTTGACCCCTGCTGCCACTGCCGCTGCGAGGGCGAACTGTCCGATGGTTCCGCCGCCAATAATTGCAACCCGGTCCTGATAGCTCGCGTTGGCTTGCCCCACAGCACGGTAGGAGACCGCAAGCGGCTCAACCAAAGCTCCTTCTTCAAAACTCATGCTTTCAGGCAGCTTAAAGAGTCCTGAAATATGGGCATTTGTGTACTCTGCAAAGCCCCCGTGCGCATTGTGTGAAACCCATTGGCGTTCCGAACAGTGATTGTAATAGCCCTTTCGGCAGTAGAGGCAGCGTCCACAGTGTGAGAAAAATTCGATCGCGACCTTATCACCCGGTTGAAGCCCCGTAACACCTTCACCCAGCTCGATAACAGTGCCGCAGGTTTCGTGGCCGGCGGCGTGGGTATGCGATTGATCCCAGTGCCCAAAATAGCTGTGGAGGTCACTCCCGCAGATTCCGGTTTGCTTGGTGTCGATGCCGACGTACCCCGGCGCAGGGGGCTCGTATCCCACCTCTTGAATGCTAATTTGTTCGATGCCTGTGTAAATCGCGGCTTTCATTGTACTCATGAGAATTTCTCCTTTAACGTTTGATATCATACTGCCGCATTTTGCGATGCAGATTTGTGCGTTCAATGCCAAGCTGCCTAGCAGTTTCGGTGATATTCCAGTCGTTCGTTTCAAGACGATTTCGGATAAAATGATGCTCAAACTCGTTTTTTGCCTCTCTGAGTGGGGTCTCTGTGCTAACCAGAGACGGATCGCCGCGACGACTGAGTTCCATGGGTAAGTCGTCAACCCCAATAGTTTCGCGAGGACACAAGATGACAAGTCGCTCTATCATATTTCGAAGTTCTCGGACATTGCCGGGCCAATGGTATCCGCTCAATATCTCCAGCGCGTTTTCGTGTATTGTCATGGTCGGTTTCTGGTTTTCTCGGCAGAAGCGAGACAAAAAATAATCGATAAGTAAAGGGAGGTCCGTAACCCGCTCGCGCAAAGGTAAGATGTGAAGAGGCACAACATTTAATCGGTAGTAGAGATCTTCACGGAACTTGTCGCCCTGAATCTCTTCCTGTAA is part of the Candidatus Poribacteria bacterium genome and harbors:
- a CDS encoding helix-turn-helix domain-containing protein — its product is MLKTHKIALDPNNVQATQFAQHCGYARVAYNHVLADFKDGLDNDEWRSHIELNKRFNAIKRDTYEWCSQLNQRAAHNAIYFNFQDAIKRWKSGQSLFPKFKKRSKGQRFQADAGRGTT
- a CDS encoding alcohol dehydrogenase catalytic domain-containing protein → MSTMKAAIYTGIEQISIQEVGYEPPAPGYVGIDTKQTGICGSDLHSYFGHWDQSHTHAAGHETCGTVIELGEGVTGLQPGDKVAIEFFSHCGRCLYCRKGYYNHCSERQWVSHNAHGGFAEYTNAHISGLFKLPESMSFEEGALVEPLAVSYRAVGQANASYQDRVAIIGGGTIGQFALAAAVAAGVKETLITVKYDQQAKLAKELGADHVVNIGDTDLKEYVNDLTSGLGMDAVIETVGGGQNFDAAMGIVRRHGTVVLVAGYFEPLEVDLSRIVWSEAIVTGSNCYGFTGMDTDFGAAIELISSGKVDATKLVTHRYPLEDVVEAFRVSADKRSGAIKVHLRQ